The window CGTCGAGCCACTCGTGCAGCGCCTTCTCCACGCGTACGGCGTCGGCGTCGGGCTCGCCGAGCAGGTCCCGTACCTGGGAGACCGCCCGTACGACGTCGGGATCGGTGCTCCGCTCCGAGAGCACCGCTCCGAAACGGGAGCGCGAGTACGGGTACAGCACGTCGACGACGAACCCCGTGGCGCTCGTGGTGCCCTCGATGTCGAGCACCACGGCGTCCACGTCGAACCGGAGGCTCACGCCGCGGCCCGGTCCCGCTCGTACCCCGCCGCGATGGTGTCGTAGTCGGGGAAGCGCCCGGCGATGGTGGAACCGGTGAACGAGCCGATCCAGCCGTCCTCCTCGTGGAAGAACCGGATGGCGGTGAAGCCCGGCGTCGTCCCCATGTCGAACCAGTGCGTCGTCCCGCGCGGCACGCCCAGCAGGTCGCCCTTCTCGCAGAACACGGCGTGCACCTCGCCGTTCACGTGCAGATAGAAGATCCCGGAGCCCGAGACGAAGAACCGCACCTCGTCATCGTCGTCGTGGGTGTGCTCCTGGAGGAACTTCTCCCGCGCGGCCTTCGCCTTCACGGGGTACTCCGGGTCGTCGCTCGGGTGCAGACCGAGGACGTCGACGGTGGTGAAGCCCTCTTCGGCGTTGAGCCGCTTGATCTCCGGCCCGTACGCGGCGAAGACGGTGTCGCTGTCGGCGTCAGCCGGGACGTCCTCACGGACGGGCCACTGCTCGTAGCGCACGCCGAGCGGCGCGAGCGCGGCGGCGATCTCGGCGGGGTCGGAGGTACGACGCACGGTGGTCTCGGGACCGGACTCCGGCCACGTCGTCAACAGGGTCATGGGAGCAACTCCAGTGAGTGAAAGGGGAGTCCGGATACCGAGACGGGCATCGGGACCGGGTGTCGAGCCGGGGGAGAGAGGCGGCGCCCACGGGGCGCGGAAGGCGGGAGAAGCTGCGGTCAGCCGCGACACGCCGCGCCGGTACAGCGTCGTGTCGCTGTCGCGCATGGTGTCGTCATCGGAAGCCTCGCTGTCCCGGGTCGTTCGCTGATGGTAACTCCAGGCCGGTGATCGGCCGAGTGTGACGAAGTCGTTGTCTCAACCCCTGAGAAACCGCTTCCCCTGCTTTGACGGCTGGCTGAAATCGTTCTCATGATCTGCGTATGAAGACGCTGCTGCTCGTTCGGCGGCTGTACGTGGACTTGCTCCGGTCGACCACAGCCCGCTGTCGCTGACCTGACCCGGAGTGCCCTCCGCGCCCGCGCCCACCGCGAGTTCCCCAGGAACCGGTGAGGCGTACCCCCGCGCGACCATGGCCTGATTCATGCCCCGGCGCTCCGGGCTCCGCACGCCCTCCTCACCCCTCTCCTTCCTGCCCCTTCCTGCGCCATCCCTGGAGCCCCTCATGTCCCGTGCCCGTCTGCCCCTGGCCGCGCTCTCGCTGGCCTCCGCCTCCGCGCTCCTCCTCGCGGGCTGCTCGCAGTCCTCGGACGCCTCCGAGACCGCGGGCGACAAGGCGGCCCCGGCCGCCGCGGCCACCGGCACGAAGCCCGCGCCCTTCAGCAAGGGCAAGGTGAAGGTCGCCCTGGTCCGGCAGAGCGGCGCCGGCGACTACTTCGAGCAGTGGGGCAACGGCGCGAAGGCGCAGGCGAAGGCCCTTGGCATCGACCTGACCGTGTACGACGCCCAGGCGGACAACGCCAAGCAGGCCACCGACCTGTCCTCGGCCATCAACTCCGGCGCGCAGGCGATCATCGTCGACCACGGCTTCCCGGCCACGATCCAGCCGGAGATCGACAAGGCCGTGAAGAAGGGCATCAAGGTCGTCGTCTACGACATCGAGACGACGAACAAGTCGGTGATCAGCACCAAGCAGGACGACGCCAGCATGGCCCAGGCCGTCCTCGACGTGATGGGCGACGAACTCGGCAAGGACGCGAAGGTCGGCTACGTCAACGTCGCCGGGTACGCCGCCCTCGACAAGCGCGACAGCGTCTGGAAGAAGACGGCCGACGCCAACGGCTGGAAGCAGGAGTTCAAGGTCGGCAAGGTGACCGACTCCACGGCCACCGACAACGTGCCCCTGGTCAGCGCCGCGCTCACCCAGCACTCGGACGTGGCCGGCGTCTTCGCCCCGTACGACGAACTCGCCAAGGGCACCGTCCTCGCCGTCCAGAACAAGAAGCTCCAGGACAAGGTGAAGGTCTTCGGCGCGGACGTCTCCAACGCCGACATCCAGAACATGACCGCGAAGGGCAGCCCGTGGGTCGCCACGGCGGGCACGGACCCGTCCGCGGTCGGCGCCGCCGTCGTCCGTACGACGGCCCTGGAGCTGGCCGGGCAGCTGAACAAGTCCTCGGTGGAGTTCCCGGCCGTCGCCATCACCCAGGACTTCCTGAAGAGCAAGGGCATCGAGAACATGGACCAGCTGCGGACGGCCCTGCCCGCGCTCAACCTCTCCAAGGTCAGCACCGCGGACTGGATCCCGAATGTCGCCCACTGAGCCGGCTGCCGCGGCGGGTCAGCCCGAACCTGCTCCCGCGGCGG is drawn from Streptomyces liliifuscus and contains these coding sequences:
- a CDS encoding 1,2-dihydroxy-3-keto-5-methylthiopentene dioxygenase; this encodes MTLLTTWPESGPETTVRRTSDPAEIAAALAPLGVRYEQWPVREDVPADADSDTVFAAYGPEIKRLNAEEGFTTVDVLGLHPSDDPEYPVKAKAAREKFLQEHTHDDDDEVRFFVSGSGIFYLHVNGEVHAVFCEKGDLLGVPRGTTHWFDMGTTPGFTAIRFFHEEDGWIGSFTGSTIAGRFPDYDTIAAGYERDRAAA
- a CDS encoding substrate-binding domain-containing protein, with amino-acid sequence MSRARLPLAALSLASASALLLAGCSQSSDASETAGDKAAPAAAATGTKPAPFSKGKVKVALVRQSGAGDYFEQWGNGAKAQAKALGIDLTVYDAQADNAKQATDLSSAINSGAQAIIVDHGFPATIQPEIDKAVKKGIKVVVYDIETTNKSVISTKQDDASMAQAVLDVMGDELGKDAKVGYVNVAGYAALDKRDSVWKKTADANGWKQEFKVGKVTDSTATDNVPLVSAALTQHSDVAGVFAPYDELAKGTVLAVQNKKLQDKVKVFGADVSNADIQNMTAKGSPWVATAGTDPSAVGAAVVRTTALELAGQLNKSSVEFPAVAITQDFLKSKGIENMDQLRTALPALNLSKVSTADWIPNVAH